The region CTGCTCGGGCGTGAGGCGCAGCTCGTCCCCGTGCTTCCAGTACGCTTCCATCGCGTTCGCGGCCATCGGGCTGTTCAGGAACACCGGCACGTCGGGAATGGACCCGCGCGCCTTGAGCTGCTGGATGCAGTAGAGCAGGCTCTGCGCGCGGCCCACCGCGAACGCGGGAATCACCACGACGCCGCCGCGCGCCGCGGTGCGGCGGATCACCTCGCCCAGGTGCAGGAAGTGATCCACCTTCGGATGCTCCCTGTCGCCGTAGGTGGATTCGACCACCAGGTAATCCGCGCCCCGCATTTCGACGGGCGGCTTGAGCACCGGGTCGTCCGGCCGGCCGATGTCGCCCGAGAAGAGGATCGAGCGATCGCCGCCCTGCAGCTTGACGAAGGACGAACCGGCCATGTGGCCCGAACGCTCCATCGAGGCGCCGAGCCCGGGCAGGACGTCCCACGCGCGCGACATCGGCTGCGGGCGGAAGCTGGCGAGGCAGGCCTGCGCGTCCGCGCGCGTGTACAGCGGCAGCGCGGGCGCGTGCTTCGACAGCTTGTACCGGTTGGCGAATTCCGCTTCCTCCTCCTGCAGCCAGCCCGAGTCCGGCAGCAGGATCTTGCAGAGATCGAAGGTCGCGGGGCTGCAGTGCACCTGGCCGCGAAACCCGTTCTTCACGAGCAGCGGCACATAGCCGCTGTGGTCGATGTGCGCGTGCGTG is a window of Caenimonas aquaedulcis DNA encoding:
- a CDS encoding MBL fold metallo-hydrolase RNA specificity domain-containing protein, with the protein product MKLQFLGATDTVTGSKYLVEHRGRRLLVDCGLFQGYKPLRLRNWEPLPVPPADIDAVILTHAHIDHSGYVPLLVKNGFRGQVHCSPATFDLCKILLPDSGWLQEEEAEFANRYKLSKHAPALPLYTRADAQACLASFRPQPMSRAWDVLPGLGASMERSGHMAGSSFVKLQGGDRSILFSGDIGRPDDPVLKPPVEMRGADYLVVESTYGDREHPKVDHFLHLGEVIRRTAARGGVVVIPAFAVGRAQSLLYCIQQLKARGSIPDVPVFLNSPMAANAMEAYWKHGDELRLTPEQCRAVADTAHIVQTPQESERLNGRKGPMVIIAASGMATGGRVVHHIKAFAPDKRNTLLFAGYQAGGTRGASIVGGAHTVRIHGIDVPIRAEVVQLDDLSAHADAGEILDWLRHFDAAPRKTFITHGEPAAADAMRQRIERSLHWDCHLPYYLESVELD